From Spea bombifrons isolate aSpeBom1 chromosome 6, aSpeBom1.2.pri, whole genome shotgun sequence, a single genomic window includes:
- the MGP gene encoding matrix Gla protein, whose translation MKALQILVLLALAVVVTLAYDSYESHESYERYDPFVNPRNANSFMNSQYRNIRMNERLRERAKSPRERQRETCEDYDPCERYAMRYGFTAAYKRYFGQRNGEK comes from the exons ATGAAGGCTCTTCAAATTCTTGTACTCCTGGCCTTGGCAGTCGTGGTGACCCTTGCATACG attcatATGAGAGTCACGAGTCTTATGAACGATACG ATCCTTTTGTTAACCCAAGAAATGCCAACTCATTTATGAATTCACAGTACCGAAACATACGTATGAATGAAAG ACTCCGTGAGCGTGCCAAGAGCCCCCGGGAACGTCAGCGTGAGACCTGTGAGGATTATGATCCCTGTGAACGTTACGCAATGCGATATGGATTCACTGCCGCATACAAGAGATATTTTGGACAGCGTAACggggaaaaataa
- the LOC128499835 gene encoding osteocalcin-like — protein MKIFIILSLLLLSVYCFVKEDIKITRRTAHAMITRHKRAYDYYERWYPRVKTPLELKKEQCENYLPCDQLSEWVGFYQAYRLYFGPI, from the exons atgaagaTTTTCATCATCCTCTCGTTGCTGTTGCTCTCCGTCTACTGTTTTGTTAAGGAAG ACATAAAGATAACGCGAAGAACTGCACATGCAATGATTACAAGACACAAACGTGCCTATGATTATTACGAAAG ATGGTATCCCAGAGTGAAGACTCCACTAGAATTGAAGAAGGAACAGTGTGAAAACTATTTACCCTGTGACCAGCTGTCAGAATGGGTTGGCTTTTACCAAGCTTACCGCCTATACTTTGGACCTATTTAA